In the genome of Parcubacteria group bacterium ADurb.Bin159, one region contains:
- the pglF gene encoding UDP-N-acetyl-alpha-D-glucosamine C6 dehydratase codes for MLLDIKYMKKFLFLITDILIIILAAWFSFLIRFEGQIPAKYLTNLYSLIVLALIFSLPLFYWQGLYRFSWSYVSIKELYQIIKATTFASVLIAATLFILRDFEPFSGFPRSIIFINYFLTLLFVSGSRASKRILTESIKQPNKNGKKVLIVGAGSAGEELCRSLVKSKNYHLVGFIDDDENKQKTTIHGYPVLGKRQDIPKIVKQHNVEEIIIALPSINQKIIKETTEICRKAKINKLKILPSRQDIIEGKISLSHIRDITIEDLLGRDTVFIDTGEIKNFISGKRVLVTGAAGSIGSHLCKEILKFGPKEIIGFDQNETGTFNLERELKNAGAIFIPIIGDICDENKIDNIFKKFKPEIVFHAAAYKHVPVMEAHPDEAVKNNIFGTLCVAKTALKYKAEKMVFISTDKAINPSSVMGATKQVGEMICQWMNKQNSTKFCAVRFGNVLDSQGNVVGIFEEQIKKGGPLEITSPEMKRYFMVTSEACLLVMQAGAISQGGEVFVLDMGQPIKVVDLAREMIKLAGYEPDVDIPIVFTHPRPGEKLFEEILASKEIPTKHKKIFMAKLTDFDEEKLIKGLDKLKQATEENDREKIISALKELVPSYKIQRV; via the coding sequence TTGCTCTTAGATATAAAATATATGAAAAAATTTTTATTTTTAATCACGGATATTTTAATTATTATTTTAGCGGCTTGGTTTTCTTTTTTGATTCGCTTTGAAGGACAAATACCGGCTAAATATCTTACTAATCTCTATAGTTTGATTGTTTTAGCTTTAATTTTTAGTTTGCCCTTATTCTATTGGCAGGGGCTTTATCGCTTTAGCTGGTCTTATGTAAGTATTAAAGAACTTTATCAAATTATTAAGGCAACTACTTTCGCCTCTGTTTTGATTGCCGCAACTCTTTTTATTTTGCGAGATTTTGAGCCATTTTCCGGCTTCCCCCGCTCTATTATTTTTATTAATTATTTTTTAACTCTTTTGTTTGTTAGCGGTTCGCGAGCGAGCAAAAGAATTCTTACCGAATCAATCAAACAACCAAATAAAAACGGAAAAAAGGTGTTAATTGTTGGCGCGGGTAGCGCTGGCGAAGAATTATGCCGTTCCCTTGTAAAAAGCAAAAATTATCATTTGGTTGGTTTTATTGACGATGATGAAAATAAACAAAAAACTACTATTCACGGCTATCCTGTTTTGGGGAAGAGGCAAGATATACCTAAAATTGTCAAACAACATAATGTTGAAGAAATAATTATTGCCTTACCCTCGATTAATCAAAAAATTATTAAAGAAACAACAGAAATATGCCGCAAAGCAAAAATAAATAAATTAAAAATTTTACCTTCAAGACAAGATATTATTGAAGGTAAAATAAGTTTATCCCATATTCGCGATATTACTATTGAAGATTTATTGGGACGAGATACGGTTTTCATTGATACCGGAGAAATAAAAAATTTTATTTCCGGCAAACGCGTTTTAGTCACTGGTGCCGCTGGCTCCATTGGCTCTCATTTATGTAAAGAAATTTTGAAGTTTGGGCCAAAGGAAATTATCGGTTTTGACCAAAATGAAACAGGGACATTTAATTTAGAAAGAGAATTGAAGAACGCCGGCGCCATTTTTATACCGATTATCGGGGATATTTGCGACGAAAATAAAATAGATAATATTTTTAAAAAATTTAAACCAGAAATAGTTTTCCATGCCGCCGCTTATAAACATGTGCCGGTGATGGAAGCCCATCCTGACGAAGCGGTTAAAAATAATATTTTCGGCACTCTCTGTGTGGCTAAAACGGCTCTAAAATATAAAGCAGAAAAAATGGTTTTTATTTCTACGGATAAAGCTATAAATCCAAGTTCAGTGATGGGAGCAACAAAACAAGTAGGAGAAATGATTTGCCAATGGATGAATAAACAAAATTCTACTAAATTTTGCGCGGTTAGATTTGGCAATGTCTTGGATTCTCAGGGTAATGTAGTGGGTATTTTTGAAGAACAAATTAAAAAAGGCGGGCCTTTGGAAATAACCAGCCCGGAAATGAAAAGATATTTTATGGTCACCTCCGAAGCGTGTTTATTAGTTATGCAAGCCGGCGCCATTAGCCAAGGAGGAGAAGTTTTTGTTTTGGATATGGGGCAACCGATTAAAGTGGTTGATTTAGCCCGGGAGATGATTAAATTGGCCGGATACGAGCCGGATGTAGATATTCCTATTGTTTTTACTCACCCTCGGCCCGGGGAAAAATTGTTTGAAGAAATTTTGGCGAGTAAAGAAATACCCACTAAACATAAAAAAATATTTATGGCTAAATTAACCGACTTTGATGAGGAAAAATTGATTAAAGGATTAGATAAGTTAAAACAAGCCACAGAAGAAAATGATAGGGAAAAAATAATTAGCGCACTTAAAGAGCTCGTTCCCTCTTATAAAATTCAGAGGGTTTAA
- a CDS encoding Chain length determinant protein → MNEEIKQQQKEYNEKMNEDEINLMDYWRIISKRKKGIMAIVLIAVLITGIISEFVLPKIYEASGLVEIAKIKGENLMNPADIITTFKEEATLSEIGEKMGWNKENQKDKEKIARLEESLIISKDEKGNLLKITALANTPEEAKKIVEATNEVLIARHQKRFEGAEKLITAEIETITQEKEKTKKDIEKIGENLARINQDIANYEKEIAKRSDIQSEGQGRIAESYINLLAQAKNQKESEEAQILELEQKLVGLEQSVQQKEYEKTYETTMTRVVASPTLPTSPIGPRTMLNVFIAAILGLFVGIFWAFGAEYVEKNK, encoded by the coding sequence ATGAATGAAGAAATTAAACAACAACAAAAAGAGTATAATGAAAAAATGAATGAAGATGAGATTAATTTAATGGATTATTGGCGAATTATTTCTAAAAGAAAAAAGGGCATTATGGCTATTGTCTTAATAGCTGTTTTGATTACCGGAATTATTTCGGAATTTGTTCTGCCTAAGATTTATGAAGCCAGCGGGTTGGTAGAAATTGCCAAAATTAAAGGCGAGAATTTAATGAATCCCGCTGACATTATTACCACTTTCAAAGAAGAAGCGACTTTATCAGAGATTGGCGAAAAAATGGGTTGGAATAAGGAAAATCAAAAAGATAAAGAAAAAATCGCTAGATTAGAAGAAAGCCTTATTATTTCTAAAGACGAAAAGGGTAATTTATTAAAAATTACCGCCCTTGCCAACACCCCGGAAGAAGCCAAAAAAATTGTGGAAGCGACTAATGAAGTTTTAATTGCTCGACATCAAAAAAGATTTGAAGGAGCGGAAAAATTAATTACCGCAGAGATTGAAACTATCACTCAAGAAAAAGAAAAAACAAAAAAAGATATAGAAAAAATAGGAGAAAATTTGGCTAGAATCAATCAAGATATTGCTAATTATGAAAAAGAAATTGCTAAAAGAAGCGATATCCAATCTGAAGGACAAGGGAGGATTGCCGAAAGTTATATTAATCTTTTAGCTCAAGCCAAAAATCAAAAAGAATCAGAAGAAGCGCAAATTTTAGAGTTAGAGCAAAAATTAGTCGGTTTGGAGCAATCTGTCCAACAAAAAGAATATGAGAAAACATACGAAACAACAATGACGCGAGTAGTCGCTTCCCCTACTCTACCTACTAGCCCTATCGGTCCGAGAACAATGTTAAATGTGTTTATTGCTGCGATATTGGGGCTATTTGTCGGTATTTTTTGGGCTTTTGGCGCGGAGTATGTAGAAAAAAATAAATAA
- a CDS encoding recombinase A, which translates to MPKLQKQDVPSSEDRRKAAESAMDLIKNRFGEGSIMKLGEAKKMDVEAITTGCLALDIALGVGGVPRGRIIEIFGPEMGGKTTLCLQILAEVQKRGGVAAYIDAEHALDPDYAKRLGVKVEDLLISQPDNGEQALEIVETLVRSNGVDAIIVDSVAALTPKAEIEGEMGEQHIGRQARLMSQACRKLASIIDQTKTVVIFINQTRQKIGIMFGNPETTTGGTALKFYSSVRIRLERKAQIKKGDEIIGNRVQAKIVKNKVAPPFKNCEFDIMYNEGISKEADIIDTGVKYGLIKQSGRTLNYGDIKLGAGKETAKQFIKENPKIASEIRQKILEQVK; encoded by the coding sequence ATGCCTAAATTGCAAAAACAAGATGTTCCTTCGTCAGAAGATCGGCGCAAAGCCGCAGAATCGGCTATGGATTTAATCAAAAATAGATTTGGCGAGGGTTCAATAATGAAATTAGGCGAAGCAAAAAAAATGGACGTGGAGGCGATAACTACCGGATGTTTGGCTTTGGATATTGCTCTGGGTGTGGGTGGCGTTCCTCGTGGCCGTATTATAGAAATTTTCGGCCCAGAAATGGGCGGAAAAACTACTTTGTGCCTTCAGATTTTAGCCGAGGTTCAAAAAAGAGGCGGGGTTGCCGCTTATATTGATGCAGAGCACGCTTTGGATCCGGATTATGCCAAACGTTTGGGGGTTAAAGTGGAGGATTTATTAATTTCTCAACCCGACAACGGGGAACAGGCGTTAGAGATAGTAGAAACTCTTGTTCGTTCTAATGGAGTTGACGCCATTATTGTTGATTCAGTAGCTGCCCTGACTCCAAAAGCCGAGATAGAGGGAGAAATGGGGGAGCAGCATATCGGCCGTCAAGCGCGTTTAATGAGCCAAGCGTGCCGTAAACTGGCTTCTATAATTGATCAAACAAAAACCGTGGTTATCTTTATCAATCAAACTCGCCAGAAAATAGGCATAATGTTCGGCAATCCAGAAACAACCACCGGCGGAACAGCGCTTAAATTTTATTCCTCAGTTCGCATTCGTTTAGAAAGAAAAGCTCAAATAAAAAAAGGCGACGAAATTATTGGCAATAGAGTTCAAGCAAAGATTGTCAAAAATAAAGTCGCCCCGCCTTTTAAAAATTGCGAGTTTGATATTATGTATAACGAAGGTATTTCCAAAGAAGCTGATATTATTGATACCGGTGTAAAATATGGACTTATTAAACAATCTGGCCGTACATTAAACTATGGAGATATTAAACTCGGCGCAGGCAAAGAAACAGCCAAACAATTTATTAAAGAAAATCCCAAAATCGCTTCAGAAATCCGTCAAAAAATTTTAGAGCAAGTAAAATAG
- a CDS encoding Helix-turn-helix domain protein gives MGLEFRIWLYLLRDRQVGFRVLRFMKFSSYKIKSHSLGDILREKREEKKITLSEAERELKIGKTYLKSLEEGDYQNLPNIIYARKFLERYANFLGLPAQDLINKFNQEASSLFNKPILPKEKPKLKKIGLPHILFIIIGVILLAYLLSGVLSLFRPPFLEIYSPLNNQIIDEPFVILEGRTEEGVGLYINDHLISDFIGPEFKEQLNIEEGLNTIKISAKKKYSRPATITLTLLKKSQSSLTDE, from the coding sequence TTGGGTTTAGAATTTCGGATTTGGCTCTACCTGCTGAGAGACAGGCAAGTAGGATTTAGAGTTTTGAGATTTATGAAATTTTCTTCTTATAAAATTAAATCACATAGTTTAGGCGACATTCTTCGCGAGAAAAGAGAAGAAAAAAAAATTACTTTATCCGAAGCGGAAAGAGAATTAAAAATAGGCAAAACTTATCTTAAATCTTTAGAAGAGGGCGATTATCAAAATTTACCTAACATAATTTATGCCCGTAAATTTTTAGAACGTTATGCAAATTTTTTAGGTTTACCTGCTCAAGATTTGATAAATAAATTTAATCAAGAAGCCTCATCATTATTTAATAAGCCGATTTTACCTAAAGAAAAACCAAAATTAAAAAAAATAGGCCTGCCCCATATTTTATTTATTATTATTGGCGTTATTTTGCTCGCTTACCTGCTTTCCGGAGTTTTGTCCCTTTTCCGCCCTCCTTTTTTAGAAATTTATTCCCCGCTAAATAATCAAATTATTGATGAACCATTTGTTATTTTAGAAGGGAGGACAGAGGAGGGAGTGGGTCTTTATATTAACGACCATCTTATTTCTGATTTTATTGGTCCGGAATTTAAAGAACAATTAAACATTGAAGAAGGGTTAAACACCATAAAAATTTCCGCTAAGAAAAAATATTCCCGCCCTGCCACCATCACTCTCACTCTGCTAAAAAAATCACAGTCCTCGCTTACTGATGAGTAG
- the spoIIIE gene encoding DNA translocase SpoIIIE — protein sequence MAKKNKKEKKNKKEKKEKKNHSIPTPLPKKSTPFWQFKLMSIALMVLAIILFLGLFNLAGVVGNSFALIIQKIFGWLSWGVFLILVIGARLLFEPEKFEKMGLVVLGLFLILFGASAAFHLFFINNPLALSQNKGGGYIGYGLSWPIFQIFGLWASLIIFLGVIAGGFVLIFANRKKEEEEEEIVEETKKITLKKEPAKLKILPLKIKKEKPEQEAKTPSFPEIEVLKQTKPTPSTFPLDLLDNLKSEAIGGNIEENKEVIKKTLENFGIPVEMGGAQVGPTVTQYTLRPQEGIKLSRITALSNDLALSLAKHPIRIEAPIPGKSLVGIEVPNQSVAVVHLKEILSSREFKQKSSNLTIALGKDVSGNIYFDELSRMPHILICGATGSGKTVFLNSLILTLLYQNSTQTLRFILIDPKRVELTLYQNLPHLLTPTLTQVDKTINVLKWLIREMERRFDIMEEAKKRNIEDYNKDNTREKLPYIVVVIDELADLMVAAARDVETCIVRLTQMARATGIHLVLATQRPSVDIITGLIKANITTRVAFSVASMADSRTVLDFSGAEKLVGRGDMLYVSPKLSRPKRLQSPYVSDEEIKRVVKYLSQSGEENNYIDIEGQVEQIKGEESDLEEDELLARAREEVISAHRASATLLQRRLRIGYARAARLLDLLEDEGTIGPADGSRPRQILKP from the coding sequence GTGGCGAAAAAAAATAAAAAAGAGAAAAAAAATAAAAAAGAGAAAAAAGAGAAAAAAAATCATTCAATCCCAACCCCGCTCCCTAAAAAATCTACTCCCTTTTGGCAATTTAAATTAATGAGTATCGCTTTGATGGTTTTAGCCATTATTCTTTTTTTAGGGCTTTTTAATCTTGCTGGAGTTGTGGGTAATAGTTTTGCTTTAATTATTCAGAAAATTTTCGGTTGGCTCTCTTGGGGAGTTTTTTTAATTTTAGTTATCGGAGCAAGACTTTTATTTGAACCGGAAAAATTTGAGAAAATGGGTTTGGTTGTTTTGGGACTTTTTTTAATTCTGTTTGGCGCTAGCGCTGCCTTTCATTTATTTTTTATTAATAACCCTTTAGCTCTTTCACAAAACAAGGGCGGGGGATATATCGGCTATGGTTTATCTTGGCCGATTTTTCAAATTTTCGGTTTATGGGCAAGTTTGATTATTTTTTTAGGAGTTATAGCCGGTGGTTTTGTTCTTATTTTTGCTAATCGTAAAAAAGAAGAAGAGGAAGAAGAAATCGTTGAAGAAACAAAAAAAATTACTTTAAAAAAAGAGCCGGCTAAATTAAAAATTTTACCTTTAAAAATAAAAAAAGAAAAACCGGAACAAGAAGCCAAAACACCCTCTTTCCCAGAAATAGAAGTTTTAAAACAAACCAAACCTACTCCCTCCACTTTTCCTTTAGACCTTTTAGATAATTTAAAATCTGAAGCCATAGGAGGAAATATTGAAGAGAATAAAGAAGTTATAAAAAAAACATTGGAGAATTTTGGCATTCCTGTGGAAATGGGGGGAGCGCAAGTTGGACCAACAGTAACTCAATACACTCTTCGGCCGCAAGAAGGTATAAAACTTTCTCGCATTACCGCGCTAAGCAATGACTTGGCCCTTTCTTTAGCTAAACATCCTATAAGAATAGAAGCTCCTATTCCCGGAAAATCTTTAGTGGGCATAGAAGTGCCTAACCAATCCGTGGCAGTTGTCCATTTAAAAGAAATTTTATCTTCCCGAGAATTCAAACAAAAATCAAGCAATTTAACCATTGCTTTAGGTAAAGATGTAAGTGGCAATATCTATTTTGACGAATTGTCTCGTATGCCCCATATTTTGATTTGCGGGGCAACAGGCAGCGGTAAAACCGTTTTTCTTAATTCTCTTATTCTAACCCTTCTTTATCAAAACTCAACTCAAACCCTTCGATTTATTTTAATTGACCCTAAAAGAGTGGAGCTTACTCTTTATCAAAATCTCCCTCATTTATTGACGCCTACTTTAACCCAAGTGGACAAAACAATTAATGTGCTAAAATGGCTTATCCGAGAAATGGAACGTCGTTTTGATATAATGGAAGAAGCCAAAAAACGCAATATTGAGGATTATAATAAAGATAATACAAGAGAAAAGCTTCCTTATATTGTAGTGGTTATTGATGAATTGGCTGATTTAATGGTGGCTGCTGCTCGCGATGTGGAAACCTGCATTGTCAGATTAACTCAAATGGCGCGGGCTACAGGCATTCATTTAGTTTTAGCCACACAACGTCCTTCTGTGGACATTATCACTGGTTTAATTAAGGCCAACATTACCACACGCGTGGCTTTTTCTGTGGCTTCTATGGCTGATTCGCGCACAGTTTTGGATTTTTCCGGCGCAGAAAAATTAGTAGGCAGAGGAGATATGCTTTATGTTTCTCCTAAATTATCTCGGCCTAAACGTTTACAATCTCCTTATGTTTCTGATGAAGAAATAAAAAGAGTAGTTAAATATTTAAGCCAATCAGGGGAGGAAAACAATTATATTGATATAGAAGGGCAAGTGGAGCAAATAAAAGGAGAAGAAAGTGATTTAGAAGAAGACGAATTATTAGCCCGAGCTCGCGAAGAAGTTATTTCTGCCCATCGCGCTTCGGCTACTTTATTGCAGAGAAGATTGCGTATAGGTTATGCGCGAGCTGCTCGTTTGTTGGATTTATTGGAAGACGAGGGCACTATTGGGCCAGCTGATGGTTCCCGCCCCCGTCAAATTCTCAAACCCTAA
- the rpoC gene encoding DNA-directed RNA polymerase subunit beta' — MSAPSSLRTISLEGRREKFVDFSSISLRLASPEEILSWSNGEVLRPETINYRSQKPERDGLFCQKIFGPVKDWECACGKYKKIRYKGIVCDRCGVEITRSTVRRERMGHIALAAPVTHIWYLRGVPSKIGLLLDLSIQSLEKVVYFANFIITEVNEPLKEQTLLKLKEEFKKKKEAIKKETKDKEEAIKNIEELTASYKETEKEIKGIVLKRFLSELDYRQLSLKYGYLFTAKMGAEAIRDLLANLDLKKMIKDLEKEKENTKNPTQQKKIAKVIKIASNFLKNKIKPEWMVLEVIPVIPPDLRPLVQLDGGRFASSDLNDLYRRVINRNNRLRKLIEFNAPEVILRNEKRMLQEAVDSLMDNDMRVGKTVAASTGQSRPLKSLADILEGKQGRFRQNLLGKRVDYSGRSVIVVNPNLKLFQCGLPKIMALELFKPFVASQLIKRKIVHNVRSANHMIDEKGDVVFSILEEVVKNSYVLLNRAPTLHRISIQAFQPVLVEGKAIQVHPLICPAYNADFDGDQMAVYLPISEKAIKEAETILLSTHNLLKPATGQAIVTPPKDMVWGAYWMTTIKSAEEEKSRLLKSFSSPKEAIFAYESGKIDLRELIKVEKDGKIIEATVGRLIFSNFLPEDIYNLKEIIDRRKLEEIVRLCFEKYGDEVTVEILDKIKETTLYYLTKSGLSMGLVDLPEIKGKDTLIKEGEKKVQKLENLWEQGFLTEEEKYRETIRIWLDVRDKITELVRQSLSPTNTALSMINSGARGSWSQLTQMIGIKGIVSSPTGRLIELPITSSFKEGFSSLEYFISTHGSRKGVSDTALRTPAAGYLTRRMVDVAQDVIITSLDCQDKEGLCLTKKEGEEMGVNWQNRLLGRVLAKDVYHPKTGEIVAKKDVWINQEISAKIKEADPDEVYIRSALTCKLRRGICSKCYGYDLSTLKPVELGVPVGVVAAQSIGEPGMQLTLRTFHAGGVAGADIVQGLPRVEELFEARPVKREAILARFPGKVTIKEEDKKKNLILDGEIKKIEEIKIPHNYEVKVKDGNLVLPGDVIAQKGNSIKEKITSKYRGTVVIKDKKVVITYEEKVSQSYDLSGYIPWVKSGDKVEIGQVLTDGSVNLSELYYLQGKIPTQKYILKEIQYVYASHGQALNDKHIEIIIRQMFSRILIEDGGDTDLLPGEIVPRAYFEEVNENLKKNEKPATARETLLGISRVSLSTDSWLAAASFQETSRVLINASINGRPDYLRSLKENVIIGRLIPAGTNFKKGDSPQRSTSANPHQ; from the coding sequence ATGTCAGCTCCCTCTTCATTAAGAACAATCTCTTTAGAGGGTAGAAGAGAAAAGTTTGTTGATTTTTCTTCTATTTCTCTGCGTTTGGCTTCACCCGAAGAAATTCTTTCTTGGTCTAACGGGGAAGTTTTGCGTCCAGAAACCATTAACTATCGTTCGCAAAAACCGGAAAGAGATGGGCTTTTTTGCCAGAAAATTTTTGGTCCAGTCAAGGACTGGGAATGTGCTTGCGGAAAATATAAAAAAATTCGTTATAAAGGAATAGTTTGCGATCGTTGTGGTGTGGAAATAACCCGTTCTACTGTCCGTAGGGAAAGAATGGGGCACATTGCTTTAGCCGCGCCAGTAACTCATATCTGGTATTTACGCGGCGTACCTTCAAAAATAGGCTTACTTTTAGATTTATCCATTCAATCCTTGGAAAAAGTAGTTTATTTTGCCAATTTTATTATTACTGAGGTCAATGAGCCCTTAAAAGAGCAAACACTTTTGAAATTAAAAGAAGAATTTAAAAAAAAGAAAGAAGCCATAAAAAAAGAGACGAAAGACAAAGAAGAGGCAATAAAAAATATTGAGGAATTGACGGCTTCTTATAAAGAAACAGAAAAAGAAATAAAAGGCATTGTTTTAAAACGGTTTCTTTCGGAGTTAGATTACCGCCAGCTTTCTTTAAAATACGGGTATTTATTTACAGCAAAAATGGGAGCAGAAGCGATAAGAGATCTTTTAGCCAATCTTGATTTAAAGAAAATGATTAAAGATTTGGAAAAAGAAAAAGAAAATACTAAAAATCCAACCCAGCAAAAAAAGATAGCCAAGGTTATAAAAATTGCCAGCAATTTTTTAAAAAATAAAATTAAACCAGAATGGATGGTTTTAGAGGTTATTCCGGTTATTCCTCCTGATTTACGACCGCTTGTTCAGTTAGATGGCGGTCGTTTTGCTTCTTCGGATCTAAATGACTTGTATCGTCGGGTGATTAACCGCAATAATCGTTTGCGGAAATTGATAGAATTTAATGCTCCGGAAGTTATATTGCGTAACGAAAAAAGAATGTTACAAGAAGCAGTTGATTCTTTAATGGATAATGATATGAGAGTAGGTAAAACTGTGGCTGCTTCTACTGGTCAATCTCGGCCGCTTAAATCTTTAGCAGATATTTTAGAAGGGAAACAAGGTCGTTTTCGCCAAAATCTTTTAGGTAAAAGAGTGGATTATTCCGGTCGTTCAGTTATTGTGGTTAATCCTAATCTTAAACTTTTTCAATGCGGTCTTCCCAAAATAATGGCTTTGGAGCTTTTTAAGCCATTTGTTGCTTCACAATTGATAAAGAGAAAAATTGTTCATAATGTTCGCAGCGCTAATCATATGATTGATGAAAAGGGAGACGTTGTTTTTTCTATTTTAGAAGAAGTGGTTAAAAATTCTTATGTTTTGTTAAACCGCGCTCCTACCCTTCATCGTATTTCTATTCAGGCATTTCAACCGGTTTTAGTAGAAGGTAAAGCTATTCAGGTTCATCCTTTAATTTGTCCGGCTTATAATGCTGACTTTGATGGGGATCAAATGGCGGTTTATTTACCCATTTCTGAAAAAGCCATAAAAGAAGCGGAAACAATTTTGCTTTCTACTCACAATCTTTTAAAACCGGCTACTGGCCAAGCTATTGTCACTCCACCCAAAGATATGGTGTGGGGGGCTTATTGGATGACTACTATAAAAAGTGCTGAAGAAGAAAAGAGCCGGCTTCTAAAAAGTTTTTCTTCGCCGAAAGAAGCGATTTTCGCTTACGAATCAGGCAAAATCGATTTACGCGAACTTATTAAAGTGGAAAAAGACGGGAAAATAATAGAAGCCACAGTGGGGCGCTTAATCTTTTCCAACTTTTTACCGGAAGATATTTATAATTTGAAAGAAATAATTGACCGAAGAAAATTGGAAGAAATTGTTCGCCTTTGTTTTGAAAAATACGGCGATGAAGTCACCGTGGAAATTTTAGATAAAATTAAAGAAACCACTTTGTATTATCTTACCAAGAGCGGTCTTTCTATGGGGTTGGTTGACTTGCCGGAGATTAAAGGAAAAGATACGTTGATAAAAGAAGGAGAGAAAAAAGTGCAAAAATTGGAAAATCTTTGGGAACAAGGGTTTTTAACTGAGGAAGAAAAATATAGAGAAACAATAAGGATTTGGCTGGACGTTAGAGATAAAATTACTGAGTTAGTGCGTCAAAGTCTTTCTCCTACTAACACGGCTCTTTCTATGATAAATTCCGGAGCGCGCGGTTCTTGGTCGCAATTAACCCAGATGATTGGTATTAAAGGCATAGTTTCTTCACCAACTGGCCGGTTAATAGAATTGCCCATTACCTCTTCTTTTAAAGAAGGTTTTTCTTCTTTGGAATATTTTATTTCCACTCATGGTTCGAGAAAAGGAGTTTCAGATACTGCCTTGCGTACACCGGCTGCTGGTTATTTAACCCGGCGTATGGTTGATGTGGCGCAAGATGTCATTATTACTTCTTTGGATTGTCAGGACAAAGAGGGGTTATGTCTTACCAAAAAAGAAGGAGAAGAAATGGGGGTTAATTGGCAAAATCGGCTTTTGGGCAGAGTTTTAGCTAAAGATGTTTATCATCCTAAAACAGGAGAAATTGTGGCTAAAAAAGATGTATGGATTAATCAAGAAATTTCTGCTAAAATAAAAGAGGCAGACCCTGATGAAGTTTATATTCGTTCAGCTTTGACCTGTAAATTACGAAGAGGAATTTGTTCTAAGTGTTATGGTTATGATTTGTCTACTTTAAAACCGGTGGAGTTAGGCGTTCCTGTGGGAGTTGTCGCTGCACAAAGTATTGGCGAGCCGGGAATGCAGTTAACTCTCCGCACTTTTCATGCCGGAGGTGTGGCTGGCGCAGATATTGTCCAAGGTCTTCCGCGTGTAGAAGAGCTTTTTGAGGCTCGGCCAGTGAAAAGGGAAGCAATTTTAGCTCGATTCCCTGGTAAAGTTACCATTAAAGAAGAAGACAAAAAGAAAAATCTTATTCTTGACGGAGAAATTAAAAAAATAGAAGAAATAAAAATTCCTCATAATTATGAGGTAAAAGTTAAAGACGGCAATTTAGTTTTACCCGGCGATGTTATTGCTCAAAAAGGAAACAGCATTAAAGAAAAAATCACTTCAAAATATCGAGGAACAGTTGTAATTAAAGATAAAAAAGTTGTTATCACCTATGAAGAGAAAGTAAGCCAAAGTTATGATTTAAGTGGTTATATTCCTTGGGTTAAATCAGGGGATAAGGTGGAAATTGGCCAAGTATTAACCGACGGTAGTGTCAACTTGTCAGAGCTTTATTATTTACAAGGGAAAATCCCCACGCAAAAATATATTTTGAAAGAAATACAATATGTTTACGCTTCCCATGGCCAAGCTTTAAATGACAAGCATATAGAAATTATTATTCGTCAGATGTTTTCTCGAATTTTAATTGAAGACGGAGGGGATACAGATTTACTTCCCGGAGAAATAGTTCCTCGCGCTTATTTTGAAGAAGTTAATGAAAATTTAAAGAAAAATGAAAAACCAGCTACGGCGCGCGAAACTCTTTTAGGCATTTCTCGTGTTTCTCTTTCTACAGATTCTTGGTTAGCTGCTGCTTCCTTTCAAGAAACTTCCCGCGTTTTAATTAATGCTTCCATTAACGGAAGGCCTGATTATTTGCGAAGCCTTAAAGAAAATGTTATTATTGGCCGTCTTATTCCCGCTGGCACCAACTTTAAAAAAGGGGACAGTCCCCAAAGATCAACCTCTGCAAACCCGCATCAATAA